Part of the Xanthomonas sp. SI genome is shown below.
GGCGCCGCGCAGGCGTTCGTAGTCGTTGCGCGGCAGCAGCACGAACAGCGGCGCGGCATCCGGCCGCAGCCAGGCCAGCAGACGCTGCATGTCGGCCGGCTCCATCGCGGTGCAGCCGGCGGTGGCCTCGCCTGCGGCACGCCACAGGTGGGCGAAGATGCAGCTGCCGGCGCCGGGCCGCGCCTGCGGATTGTGGCCGATCACGAAGCCTTCTTCGTAGCGGCGATCGCCGTCATGGTGCAGGTCCAGGCGCATCGGCTCGGTCGAGCCGGCCACGGCGTCGGCGCCGACCCGGTCAGCGTCGACGATGCGGTTGTACAGCGGCGAATCGGGCACGTCGATGCAATAGCTGCTCTGCTGCATCGGCTGGTACGGCAGCGCGCTGTCGATACGTTGCGCATACCCGAACGCCTCGCCGATGGTGAAGATGCCGGCTGGGCTGCGGCCGTCGCCTTCGCGCTTCTGCGGACCGTCGGCCTGCGCCGGATGCAGGCCCAGCCCCCAGGCGCTGCCGTTGCGGCCGAGCGCGACATCGAAGCGCTGGCCATGCGCGCGCCAACCCTGCGCGGTGCGTTCGAACGCCTGCAGTTGCCCGCGCGGGCTGTCCCAGTCCGGCGCCACGACCAGCACCAACTGGCGTGCCTGCCGCAGTGCCGGCGGCATAGTGTCGCCGGTGGCGGCCAGGCAGGTGCCGGTCACGGCGATGCACAGTAGTGCCATGGCGGCCAGACAGCTGCGTCGGACGCTGCCGGTCTGCGTCAGGGCGGACAACCATGGGAATTTCGGCATGCGCATCTCCGGTCGCGATCGGGCATCGGGCGGGTGCTGGACCCGCTGCAGGTTCACCGCCAGCTGCCGCCTGCGGTCGGGGTGGGTTTGGTGCGTCGGCCCGACCGTGAAGTCGGGCAGATGCCGCAATGCTGCAAGGTACAACAGTTGTTCGATGTGCGGCGCGGGATCATGCACTTAGACCGTCCGTGCGGTGTCGGTAGACGCGGTGGATCGGTGCGCCGATGGTGTGGTGCGTTGGAAGTGCATCACGCAGCAGGCTTGGCCGGCTTGCTGCATAGCTTGATCGTGTGTCGTGGAGTGGCGTGGCGTGGTGCGGCTGCCGTTGCTGTTGCCGTCGCTGTTGCTTTTTTGCTTTTGATCTTGATTTACCGGGTCCCTTACGCAGCGGCGAATAGGGCGGGAAAAACCCCGAAGGGGCGGCGCACAGGGATGTGCGCCGTTCGCGGCAGGGGCAGGATGCCCCTTCCGCGAATCCCGTCCTATTCGCGGACCCGGAGCGCGCAGCGCGGAGGGCGCGGAGGAGGGTGTGCTTTCTTTTGGTTACTTTTCTTTGCACAAGCAAAGAAAAGTAACTCGCCGCAGGCGAAAGCTTTTTGCCCTTGCCCTTGCCCTTGCCCTTTCCCTTGCCTTTGCCTTTGCGATGGCGATGGCGATGGGGATGGGGGAATCATTGTAGGAGCGGCTTCAGCCGCGACTGAGTCTGTCAGGAAGGTGTCGCGGCTGAAGCCGCTCCTACAAAAGCAAATGCCCAAGCAAACACCAAAGCAAAGGCTTCCGCCCTTGGCGGGTCACTTTTCTTTGCTCGTGCAAAGAAAAGTAACCAAAAGAAAGCACGCCCTGCCTTGCGCCCTCCGCGCTGCGCGCTACGGGTCCGCGGATGCACCGGGGATTCGCGGAAGGGGCATCCTGCCCCTGCCGCGAACGGCGCACATCCCTGTGCGCCGCCCTTCGGGTTTTTCCCCGGTCCATCCGCCGCTGCGGAAGGGAACCCGGTAAAAGCAACAGCAGAAGCAACAGCAGAGCAGAAGCACAGCAGAAGCACAGCAGAAGCACAGCAGAAGCACAGCAGAAGCACAGCAGAGCCAAGCCCAACCCCAAGCTCAAGCTCAAGCCAAGAGGAGCATGGCAAAGCAGAACAAGGGCGAAGCAGAACAAGGTGGCAACTGGGGTCGGCTTGGCGTTCCAGGTGACGCGTGCAGACGTCACGGTGGTCGTCAGCACCCATGCACACCGGAGTCGACCGCCATACGTAGTGATGGCAAGCGCGATCGCGGTGGAAGCTGTGGCATGCGACAGCCGTGCGCACCGCAGCGAATGCGCCAACGCGCCCAGATCACCCGCGCGGCGGCAGCAGTTCCAGGCCGCGGATCTCGCGGATGCCCAGGCCCGGCGCGTCGCTGATCGTGATCTGCGACTCGTTGAACAGCACCCCGCCCTGCACCGGGTCGAACAGGCCCAGCGATGGGCCGTCCAGGTCCACCTTGGTGATGATGTCGGCCTTGGCTACCGCCAGGTGCACCGCCGCCGCCACGCTGATGCTCGACTCCAGCATGCAGCCGATCATGCACTCCACCCCATACAACGCCGCGATGTCGGCGATGCGGATCGCGTTGGACAGCCCACCGGTCTTCATCAGCTTGATGTTGACGATGTCCGCGGCGCGGCGCTGGATCAGGTCGAGCACCTGCGCCGGCCCGAACACGCTCTCGTCCGCCATCACCGGCGTGTTCACGCGCTCGGTCACGTACTTCAGCCCGTCGATGTCCCAGGCCTTGACCGGCTGCTCCAGCAGCTCCAGCGCCACCCCGGCGTCTTCCAGCGTGCGCATCGCGTACACCGCCTGCTTCGGCGTCCAACCCTGGTTGGCGTCCAGCCGCAGCGAGGCGCGGCCTTCGACCGCGGCGTGGATCGCCTTGACCCGCGCGATGTCCACGTCGATGTCCTTGCCGACCTTGATCTTCAGCGCCGCGAAGCCGCGCGCGAGCGCCGACAGCGCATCGGCCACCATCTTGTCGATGGCGTCCACGCTGATGGTGATGTCGGTGGTGATGGCCGGCGTACCGCCGCCGAGCATCTTGTACAGCGGCGCGCCGTACAGCTGCGCCCACAGGTCGTAGACCGCGATCTCCACCGCGGCCTTGGCGCTGCTGTTGCGCTCCAGCGCGCCCTGGATCCGCCCGGTGATCCGGTTGAGGTCGGCCACGTCCTCGCCGATCAGGCGCGGTGCGATGAAGCGGTCGATCGCCGCGATGATCGAACCATGGGTGTCGCCGGTGATCGGCGCCGTGGCCGGCGCTTCGCCATAGCCGATGTGGCCGCTGTCGGTGTGCACCAGCACCACCACGTCTTCGACCGTCTCCACGGTCCGCAACGCGGTTTTGAACGGGGTCTTCAGCGGCACGCACAGCATGCCCAGTTGGATGTCGGTGATCTTCATTCGGGGGCGATCGGGCGAACGCGTTGGATGCGGGTGATGCGGTCGATGAAGGGCGTGCCGTCGCCCAGCAGCATCGGCTCCAGCGGCGTCACCGAGACGCCGTTGAGGCGCGCGCGCTGCAACTGTCCGGACGCGTCGCGGTAGCCGGCACCGGCCACGTCGTGGATCACCCAGGTGTGGCCGCTGTCGTGGCCGATCACCATCATCACGTGGCCGGGGATGTACACCAGATCGCCGACCTGCAGCCGCGCCAGTGTGCGCTGCCGTTGCGCCAGCGGCGCGGCAGCGACGTAGGACACGCTGGCGAGAGTGGGGCTGCGCGCCTGGTCGCCGGTATTGCGCGGCAAGGCGATGCCCAGGCTGCGGTAGACGTCGGAGACGAAGCCGCTGCAATCGCGCGCGTCGTAGTCGTTGCCCCAGCCGTAGCGTTCCCCGAGAAACTTGAAGGCCTGCCGCAGCAGGTTGCGTTGCGTCGCCGCCAGCGGCGTGGCGGCGACGTCGGCACCGCGCGGCATCAGCGCGGGCGCCAGCCGCAGGCGGCCATCGTCGTCGCGCAAGGGCAGTTGCACCACGTAGGCCGCCAGCGGCGACTGGCCGTTGACCGCCTGTTGCGCAGGCCAGTCCTGCAGCAGCGGCAGGCTGCTGCCCATGTCCAGCGACAGGTGCGATGCCGCGGGCAGTTCCGGGGTGAACGCGGTCAGCGCGCGCGCGCCGGTCACCACCAGCCGCGGCGTGCGCTGCGCGTAGTCCAGCACCGTGGCGCGTTCGCCTTCGGCCACACGTTCGCGTTCGATCCACGCTGCGTAGTTCGGCGCCAGCACGAACAGCCACTGGCCGTCGCGGCTGGCATGCAGGATCGCCACCGCGGTGCCGGGATACAGCGCCGATTCCTGGAAACGATCGATGTCGTGGTCGTCGCGGGTGCTGAAAACGCGCTGCCGGGTCGGGAAGGTGCGCAGATCGGCGCGGCGCACCACCAGCGCGTAACGCGGCGCGATCTGCGCGGGAATCGTGTCCAGGGCGAGCGTGGACTGCAGGGCGGTCAGCTGCGCGGCAGCGAGCTTGGTGCCACTCGCGTCATAGAGCGTGCGCGTCGGCGGCGCCGACAGTGCCAGCACTTGCGCGCGTACCTGCGCTGCGCTGTAGCGCTCGGGCAGCGCCTGCAGGTCGTGCATCGAGGCATCGTGCTGCAGCAGGTGCGCGTTGAACGCCTGCACTTGCGCCGTGTCGAGCAGCGGGCGCGGCGCCTCGGGCAGGCGCGTGATCCAGTACTCCGCCTGCAGTTGGCTGGCCTGGAACTGGAACGGCGCCTCGCCGGCGACGCTGGCCGCGGCGATGGGCGCGCTGAATGCGGCGGCCAGTAACAGACACAGGCCACGCATCGTATTCATCGGACCCCGGGCGGTGGAAGGAGTGCCGGACCGCTGCGCGCCGGCTTCCGAATAGTCTTTTTCTCGATGATGCTTGTCAAGAATGCGCGATTGACATGCGATTTCGCACCGTGCTACACCAAAAACGCAGGGGCGAGGAAGCGGTGGCGACAGGCGCCGTTCCCGTCAGCAGCGAGGCGCTAGCCTGGGGATCACGGGCCACGTCGCAGGGGGCGCTGTTGGGCATCCGCACCTGGGGAAAGTAGCGATTACAGAGAACGGCGCCGTGCCTCGGCCATGCGCCATGTTGTCCGCGTGGGTGCCCAGGGAAGGCGGCCGGTTGCCGGCCTGCGTCGACTTGGGGCGCCGTCGTCAGCGTCCGTCGTCGATCGCAGGAGAGAGCCGCATGCCCACCCAAGCCCAGCATTCCCATTGCCATTTCCGACCGTCCCGCCTCGCGCTCGCGCTGCTGGCCGGATGCGCACTGCCGCCGCTCGCCGCGGCGCAGGACACCGCCATCGCCACGCGCGACCTGGACAAGGTCACCGTCACCGGTTCGCGCATCGCGCGTTCGCAGGTGGAAGGGCCGGCGCCGGTGACCGTCATCACCGCGCAGGACATCCAGAAGCAGGGCTTCAGCACGGTGTGGGAATCGCTCGGCACGCTGACCCAGTTCAGCGGCAGCGCCTTCAACGAAAGCGACCAGACCGGCAGTTCGCCCAACGGCCAATACCTCAACCTGCGCGGCCTGGGGCCCGGCTACCAGTTGATCCTGCTCAACGGCAAGCGCATGGCCGACTACCCGCAGTCCTACAACGCCAACGGCACCGCGGTCAGCCTGGGCAGCATTCCCGCGGCGGCGGTGGAGCGCATCGAGGTGATGAGCGGCGGCGCTTCGGCGATCTATGGTTCCGACGCGGTGGCCGGCGTGGTCAACATCATCACCAAGCGCAATTTCAGCGGCGACACGCTGCGCCTGCGCGGCGGCACCACCACGCGCGGCGGCGGCGACAGCGGCCAGCTGCAATGGAGCGGCGGGCGTACCGGCGATCGTTGGAGCCTGACCTACGCGTTCGAACGGCTGGACCGCGAAGCCATCGTCGCCAGCCAGCGCGACTTCCTGGATTCGTACGACGACCATCCCGGCAACAAGGCCGATCCGGCCAGCCCCAATGCCTCGATTTCCGGCGTCTACCTGCGCCGCGGCAACACCTATCTGTGGCCCAGCGGCGGCGCGCTGTCCACCTCGACCGGCGCGCTGGACGCGGCGTGTGCGGCGACCAATCCGGCATTCAGGCCGTACAAGACCGCCGACAGCCTGGCCGCGGCCAACCGTTGCGGCGCGTTCGGCTACTACGAAGGCCGCTCGGTGCAGAACGGCTACGGCAAGACCTCCGCGTATCTGTCCGGCAGCTTCGATTTCAACGACACCGTCACCGGCTATGCGCAGGTGCTGGCCAACCGCTCCAAGGACGAAAGCTCCAGCCAGACCCACTACTACATCGGCGAGGGCGCGTTCACCGTCTACGATCCGGACCTGGGCCTGGTCACCGCGCAGCGCATCTTCCTGCCGTCGGAAGTCGGCGGGATCAAGAACATCGAGTACGACGAGAAATCCTGGAACCTCAACGCTGGCGTGCGCGGCAAGCTGTTCGACGGCCGCTTCGACTGGGATGCGAGCGTGTCGATGTCGCGCTACGACATCACCACACGGCGCCCGCGCTTCCTCACCAACGCGGTGCGCGACTACTACATGGGGCCGGTGCTCGGCTATCGGCCCGACGGCACCGAGATCCGCGAGTTCTACGCCGACAAGCTGTTCGCGCCGGGCAGCGCGGCGCTGTACGACCAGCTCACCACCGAGGTGGTGAGCCGCGGCGAATCCAGCACAGACCAGGCCCAGTTCGTGTTCAGCGGCGACCTGTTCGCGCTGCCGGCCGGCATGGTGCAGATTGCCACCGTGCTGGAGGCGGCGCGACAGAAGTACGACCTCGCGCCGGATCCGCGCACCACCGTGGACTACACCGGCAGCGAGCGCATCTACAACCTGACCCAGACCCCGGGCGGCGGCCCGCGCGACCGCTACGCCGCGGGCCTGGAACTGCGCGTGCCGATCTTCAACCGGCTCAGCGCGACGCTGGCCGCGCGCTACGACAAGTACGACGACATCACCGCGGTCGACGATGCCGCCACCTGGCAGGCGGGATTGGAATGGCGGCCGTTCGACAGCCTGCTGTTGCGTGGCAGCCACGCCACCAGTTTCCGCGCGCCGGACCTGCTGTGGATCTACGCCGGCACCAGCGCCAACAATCCCACCGTCACCGACGAATACCTGTGCCGCCGCGACGGCCTGGATCCGTTGTCCGATGCCTGCTCGGCCGCGCACGAGTACCAGACCTTCTCCACCCAGTCGTCCAATCCGCTGCTGGAAGAGGAAAAGGGCAAGTCGACCACGCTGGGTTTCGTGTGGGACGTGCTGCCGACCCTTTCGCTGAGCGCGGACTACTACCGCATCGAACTGGAAGGCCGGGTCGAGTCGATCTCCAGCGAGACCTTGCTGGAGAACAACGCCAATTGCCTGCTCGGCAGCGACCGCGCCGGCAATGCGGTCGATACCGCATCGGCGGCCTGCCAGTTCTACATCCAGTCGGTGACCCGCAGCCCCGGGACCGACCTCACCGCCGAAGGCCAGATCACCGCGTTCGAGACCTTCCCGATCAACCAGTCGTTGATGCGCACCGACGGCGTGGACGCCAACCTGCGCTACAGCTTCGACCTTGGCGACTGGGGCGCGTTCGGGCTGCAGGCCGGCTATACCCGTGTGCTGAAGATGGAAGTGGCGCAGTTCGCCGGGGCCAAGCCGGTGGACGTGATGAACGACGTCGATTACCTGGCATTTCGCACCCGCACCAACTGGCGTGCGAACTGGAGCATCGGCGACTGGTCGACCAGCCTGTACGGCTACCGCTACGGCTCGCGTCCCAACTACGCCGAGAGCGGACGCGTGGCGCCGTACGTGATCTGGAACGCGGACATCGCCAAGCGGATCACCGACAAGGCCACGCTCGGCATCAGCGTGCTCAACGTGTTCGACAAGATCCATCCGCGCGACGACACCTACACCGCCTGGCCGTACTTCCCGCGCGTGTACAGTGCGATCGGGCGGCAGCTGTACGCCAACTTCACCTACACCTTTTGAGGATGCGCGTGCGAGGCGACACAGCCACGCTGGAGACGACGAGACCGGGGACGCCATCGCGCAACGCAGCAATCGCGGGGCGAATGCGCAGGTACTTGCTTGCCGTCTGCTTCGTATGGCCGGCAGTCGCGGCGGCCGCGCCCGGCGCTGCGGACGCACCGCCGCCGCGTGCCGAGCTCGACCGCCTGTTCGAGCAGGCCATGACGCGCTACCGGTTGTCGGGGCTGGCGGTCGGCGTGATCGACAACGGCGAGGTGGTCTACGCGCGCAGTGCCGGCGAACTGCGCGCCGGCAGCGGCGAGCGCATCGATGGGCAGACGCTGTTCAAGATCGCCTCCAACAGCAAGGCGATGACCACTGCCTTGCTGGCGCGGCTGGTCGATGCCGGCAAGCTGCGCTGGGACGATCCGGTGACCAGGTACCTGCCGGAGTTTCGCATGTACGATCCGTGGGTCACGCACAACATCCAGGTACGCGACCTGCTGATCCACAACAGCGGCCTGGGCCTGGGCGCCGGCGATCTGATGCTGTGGCCGGAACCCAACGCGTTCAGTCGCGCCGATATCATCGCCGGGCTGGCCTACCTTAAGCCGACCCACAGCTTCCGCGCGCACTACGCCTACGACAACCTGCTGTATGTGGTCGCCGGCGAAGTGGCCGCGCGCGCCGGCGGCAAGTCCTACGAGCAGCTGCTGCGCGAGCAGGTGTTCGCACCGCTGGGCATGGGCCGCTGCCAGGTCGGCGCCTGGGACCGCGATGCGGTCGGCAACGTCGCTCAGCCGCATATGCGCCAGGGCGAGGCCAACGTGGTGGTGCGCGCGGACCCGGCGCGAATCGCGGATACGCCGTCGATGGCGGCCGGCGGCGTGCGCTGCAGTCTCGACGACATGCTGGCCTGGATGCGTGCCTGGCTGTCGCCCGACACCGATGCTGCGCCCTGGCTGTCGCCGGCGCAGCGCCAGGCGCTGTGGACGCTGCACACGCCGATGCCGATCTCCGCGCAGATGCGCGACTGGGACGGCACGCGCCTGTACGGCTATGGCTACGGCTGGCGCCTCTCCGATGTGGACGGGCAGTGGCAGGTCGCGCATACCGGCACCCTGATGGGCATGTATTCGGCGCTGGTGCTGCTGCCGGATCGGCGCAGCGGCTTCGTCATTCTCAGTAACGGCGAGGGCGGCGATATGCGTACCGTGTTGAGCGAGGCGCTGCTCAAGCATTTCACCCGTCCCGGCGAACGTACGCTGGATGTGGAGCACTACGCCACGCTGCTCGAGCGCGCGCGTGCGCAGGCCGGCAAGGCGGCGCCTGCCGCGGTGGATACGTCTGCGCGCGTGCCGGTCGCCAGCGCCGCGTCGCGCGATCGGCAAGGCGTGTGGCGCGATCCATGGTTCGGCGAAGTCGTGCTATGCCCGCAGCAGGACGTGTTGCGCTTCCAGGCGCGCAAGTCGCCACTGCTTCGCGGCCGGGTCATGCAGGCCGGCGCGCGCTGGCTGGTGGACTGGGACGACGCCAGCGTCGATGCCGAGGCTTGGCTGGAGTTCGCTACCGGTGCCGACGGCGCGCAACGGATGAAACTGGCGCATGTCGATCCGGATGCGGATTTCAGCTACGACTATGCCGACCTGGAGTTCGTGCGGGTGGGGGCCTGTCCTGCAAACAGTGGTGTCCCTGTAGGAGGGGCTTCAGCCCCGACGCTTTGGCGATAAGGCGTCGGGGCTGAAGCCCCTCCTACAGGAGTGACAAGTCCTTCGATTTCCAGATGCCGTTTTTCGCGCGATTGCAGCCAACTTCCCAGGTATCCAAGATGGTCCCCATGACCCGACCCTTCTCCACACCCGCATCGCCCCGCATCCGCTGGCTGGCACCGCTGGCGCTGGTCGCCCTGCTCGGTGCCTGCGCGCACGCGCCGCAGCGCAATCCGCTGGCCGAGTGGGTGCCGTCGCCGAACCAGGATCTGCGCCGGCCGATCCTGATCGTGATCCATTACACCGACCAGGACTCGGTGCAGCGCAGCCTGAACACGTTGCGTTCGCACAACAGCAAGGGCAAGGTCAGCGCGCATTACCTGATCGGTCGCGACGGCAAGCGCTACCAGCTGGTCAGCGACGAACGCCGCGCCTGGCATGGCGGCGCGGGGCGCTGGGGCACGATCACCGACATCAATTCCGCCTCGATCGGCATCGAACTGGACAACGACGGCAAGACCCCGTTCGCGCCCGCACAGATCGACAGCCTGCTGCTGTTGCTGGAGGATCTGTGCACGCGGCTGCGCATCCCGCGCACGCAGGTGGTCGGGCACGAGGACTTCGCGCCCACGCGCAAGGTCGATCCGGGCCCGCTGTTTCCATGGAAGCGTCTGGCCGAAGCTGGTTTCGGCCGCTGGCCCGCCGCGGACACGCCGCCGGCGCCGCCCGGCTTCGACCCGTGGCAGGCGCTGGCGCTGATCGGCTATCCGCTCGACGACCGCGCGGCCACGCTGCGCGCCTTCCACCACCACTACCGCGGCAACGACGCCACCGCGTTCGATGCCGAGGACTTGCGCATCCTCCATGCCTTGACCCAGCCGGCGCAGGCGCGACCGCAGCCACAGCCGACCCCGGCGCTGGAACAGGACGTGCCGTAGCGCTGCCGGGTCGTCCGCCACCGCATGCGGGCGACCACGCCTGTGCCGCCGCGTCGAGCTGGCGCGGGGCGTCCATTGGATGCAACGCGTTCTTGGTAGCATGAGCGCGCCAAGAACTCCAAAGGACGCAGCGATGAGGCTAGCAAAGACAGCCCTGTGGGCGGCAACGCTCCTGTTGATCGGCGGTTGCACGGACAAGCAACCCGCCGCCGCCCCGTCCGCCGCGCAGGCGGGCACTGCAGCGAGCGCGCCGGCCGCACCCGCCGCCGCGCAATCCGATCCGGTCGCGGTCGAGGTGCCGGCACCTGGTCGCGTGCTCGACGACATCTATGGAGAGAAGGGCGACGGCTCGGCGTCCTACACGATCGACAACAACGCCCTGGCCAGCTTCTGGTACGGCTATCGCTTCGACCTCGGCGGCAAGCACTACTACACCGGCTTCGCCAATGTGGGTCCGGAGAAATACGGCAAGTCCGAGGAAGAGAACACGCCGGATCCCGCCGTCGGCGTGAGCATCAGCCAGGCCACCTATGTGCTCGACAGCGTGGACGGCAAGCCGACCTGGACGTTGTTCCATGCACAGCGCTGGGCCGGCGATTTCGGCGCTTCTGAGAAGGCCGATACGCTGGACCAGAAGCGCAAGCCGCAGAGCACCGAGACCAAGGACGGCCACCTGCTGCTGGCGCTGCCGACCACGCACTTCGCCGACGGCATCACCAGCTCCGGCTTCGCCGTGTTCACCTTCGACCCGAACAAGAACGACCTTGGCGACTACAAGGGCTGGGTCTACCTGGGCACCGTGGCTACTGGCGAGGACAACGGCGCGGCCTGCGACGACCAGGGCACCATGAAGTGCGCGGCCAGCACCGGCACGCTGAGCTTCGAACCCGGCACCGGGCCGCTGCCGGGCCTGCATGTGGCCATGAGCGGCACCGCCATCGCCGGCCCCGGCAAGGTCCGCACGCTCGGCCCCGCCGACGTGGCGACCTATACGTACGACCAGGGCAAGGGCCAGTACACGCCGTCGCTGGATCGCTGAACAGCCGCCGACCGGCCCGCGCCAGGGCCGGCCGGAGGTGGGCGCGGAGGGGCGTTGCCCGCTGGTCGCCGGCAATGGAACTGGGTAAGATGCCGGCACGGGGCCTGATGATCAGGCGAGTCATTCGCGAGCGGCAATGGATGCTGCACTCGCCCGAAATGCCGGAGTGGAACGCCGGCTTGCGGTTCGCCATGCGCGAATCGCCATCACCGCCCCTGCTTTGGGGCCGGATTGCAATCCACCGTTCTCTGTCCGAAGCCGCGCCTGCGAGGAGTTCTTCATCCACGTAGGTCGCGCTGTGTCTGCGATGCGCAAGCGGGCGGCATCCGGATACGGCGGCGTGGCGTGTCGGGATTTTCAGGAGTGTTTTTCGGCTTCTTCAACGAATACAGGATGTTCTGCACATGTCCAATGACAACAAGCTTGCCGTCGCCACCGAAGCGCCGCCCTATCCGGGCAGCGTGCTGTATCTGATCTACGGGATCGACGGCGATGGCGCCCTCTCGTACGAAATCGACAACGGCGCCGTGGCCAGCTTCTGGTGCGGCCAGCATTTCGATCTGGGCGGCAAGCACTACTACACCGGTTTCGCCTATGCAACGCGCGGCAGGTACGGCAACGATGACGAGGAAACCTTTCCCGGTCCGGACGAAAGCGTTTCGCTCAGCCAGGCCACCTTCGTCCTGACCAACCCCGGCAGCGAGCGGCCATGGATGGTCTTCCACGCACAGCGCTATGTCGGTGCCTTCGGCAGTTACGAGCGCACCGATGCGGTCGACGAGACGCGCAAGCCGCAGCAGCATGTGCTGGACAACGGCCACCTGCTGCTGGCGGTGCCGACGTCGAGCTTCGACAATGGCGTCACCAGTGCCGGCTTCGCGCTATTCACCTTCGACCCGAACAAGAATGAGCTGGGCGATTACCAGGGCTGGGTGTATCGGGGAACGGTCGCGGCCGGCGAGGACAACGAGGCCAGCAGCGACGAAGAGGGCGTCGTCCCCCACGTTTCCAGCGTCGGCACACTGAGCTTCAAACCGGTGCCGGGCGAACCGATGCCAGACGTGCAGGTGGTGCTGAGCGGTACCGCGATCGCCGGCCCCGGCCGGGCGCGCATGCTCGATGCTTCCGATGCGGTGCTCTATGCGTACGACCAGGCGAGCGCACAGTACCTGCCCACGAATAACGCATGAACCCGCCAGCGCGCCGATCTGTGGATGGGCGCGCTGGCAGCAGCAACACAGCAGCACACGTAGTACCCGAACAGTTTTGTTGACCGCGCACTAACAAGCTCACGGACGAGCTCGGTTGACCTTGTCGGCGCACGCCGCCGTATATCAACCTCAAGGAGTAACACGAGATGGCACGCGATTACACGAAGGCCGAGAACCTCGACATCATCGAGCGTGAGGCCAAGGAACGCCACATTCCGGTCGACGATTTCATGCGTTTCGCCTATATCGAAACCGGCGGCAAGTTCAACGAGCAGGCCAGCCGCGGCCAGAACGGCGCCAAGGGCCTGTTCCAGTTCACCCCCGGTACTGCAGCGGCCTACGGCATCAGCGGCCGCGAACTGGATGCGGTCGCCAATACCGACGCCGCGGCGCGCCTGTACCAGGACAACCAGCATGCGCTGACCCGGCAGCACGACAAGGACCACCGTCCGTACCTGTCCGGCAAGCCGCAGCCAGATGGCCTGGACATGTACATGGCGCACCAGCAGGGTGCCGGCGGCTACCGCTCGATCCAGGCCGCGGTCGCCACCGGCAGCTTCGCGCGCGAAGACACGCGGCCGAACATCCTCAACAACGTGCCGCGCGAAAAGGATGCGGGCGGCGCCAAGCAGTTCGAGGCTTACACCGGGTCTTCGCTGGCCGAGTTCAAGAAGATGTCCGACCAGGACATGGCCAAGACCTTCCTGAAGTACTGGGACACCAAGTTCGACCACATCGCGATTCCGGAAAAGGGCATCAAGCCGGTTACCGAGGGCCATGCCCCGCAGCCGGTCCCGCCGGGTCGCATGCAGCCGCATCCGCCCGTGCATCCAGCCGCACATCCGGCCACGACTGCCGCGACTGCCAAGCAGGACGGCCACGACGGGATCAAGCTCACC
Proteins encoded:
- a CDS encoding serine hydrolase, with translation MTRYRLSGLAVGVIDNGEVVYARSAGELRAGSGERIDGQTLFKIASNSKAMTTALLARLVDAGKLRWDDPVTRYLPEFRMYDPWVTHNIQVRDLLIHNSGLGLGAGDLMLWPEPNAFSRADIIAGLAYLKPTHSFRAHYAYDNLLYVVAGEVAARAGGKSYEQLLREQVFAPLGMGRCQVGAWDRDAVGNVAQPHMRQGEANVVVRADPARIADTPSMAAGGVRCSLDDMLAWMRAWLSPDTDAAPWLSPAQRQALWTLHTPMPISAQMRDWDGTRLYGYGYGWRLSDVDGQWQVAHTGTLMGMYSALVLLPDRRSGFVILSNGEGGDMRTVLSEALLKHFTRPGERTLDVEHYATLLERARAQAGKAAPAAVDTSARVPVASAASRDRQGVWRDPWFGEVVLCPQQDVLRFQARKSPLLRGRVMQAGARWLVDWDDASVDAEAWLEFATGADGAQRMKLAHVDPDADFSYDYADLEFVRVGACPANSGVPVGGASAPTLWR
- a CDS encoding N-acetylmuramoyl-L-alanine amidase — protein: MTRPFSTPASPRIRWLAPLALVALLGACAHAPQRNPLAEWVPSPNQDLRRPILIVIHYTDQDSVQRSLNTLRSHNSKGKVSAHYLIGRDGKRYQLVSDERRAWHGGAGRWGTITDINSASIGIELDNDGKTPFAPAQIDSLLLLLEDLCTRLRIPRTQVVGHEDFAPTRKVDPGPLFPWKRLAEAGFGRWPAADTPPAPPGFDPWQALALIGYPLDDRAATLRAFHHHYRGNDATAFDAEDLRILHALTQPAQARPQPQPTPALEQDVP